From Scatophagus argus isolate fScaArg1 chromosome 2, fScaArg1.pri, whole genome shotgun sequence, a single genomic window includes:
- the ccdc40 gene encoding coiled-coil domain-containing protein 40 isoform X1 translates to MQSTGDEEGSSQEERHGELQNESDEATEDYGATAPPAQEFGSQDRSGPELHPDHSGADEHSPVVTNSEDMEDQELQEDEDEFIVLNAEHPLVKRQQAALSGQLNKQLERINLRLKEKLALEKTDANHILETGVEMFRIQEQLARLQTRLEDRHHTKEQAEAKHQQAQFQLEEMKSQYSNITNQDNKAKASVSQLQTEIDNLMLHLIFTQGVSEDLRSNIKAMKNVRRKAGAEKNQAEEQKLKQDLYIERLTKDMERLTQQIAMSEAQVSAQAEETQAAKEALSEAEMEMESVAMARKQLLQQWSSSLMGIGRRDEAFSAMQEAVSTINHQLILLDRETEGYKKSITEEQEKNETLTMQLNWSQMDCTASKKLISQKQAQQEALQSHYSTCLLTLRETELTLARLSKETSTQQAEVNDQRRQLEKESTVRLELEDKIMTHMQQKLTHNRAAKYSQRLTSKISTLKKEKISQLWQLENNIAAVGLESSEVSQHLDSLALTQEALDEEITKYNKLLTFNQDNISSFITHIRQKQDTITNYNKKIHQITASTGHEDLSPLQIKIQALMAQTEELAANIKSDQQLWMKRQRTLVELTQETEANSKNMLKLQAEYTGMQQKKIRLQGQTEAELCEEVELERNVKMLRGDLLKLNTLLSKNGQLSLVLEQENALTETDFLCRLKEAERESIEMQMKLERTQEEKERLLNSLVEAERQIMLWEKKIQLMKETRSAVDSDVGKGDIQMMKTEIHHMEVRLNQLLKLQEQLLRESEATVARRETIVLRREAMAHSSHKQTTKGELKRIVQGLQRNIQDTRKRVAECEQMIKELQESQVSVSNRLEQQKQQLIELCGTSYVLDPDFVNLQDSKDRNLALLVALQSQTKRLQGVREGSYQASSTSESVGAALQCQMEHMHATSTILHHVCEEFPQHQGALRRLSLALAARPQALE, encoded by the exons ATGCAGAGCACTGGAGATGAAGAAGGCTCCAGCCAAGAGGAGAGACACGGCGAGCTGCAGAATGAAAGTGACGAAGCCACAGAGGACTACGGAGCTACTGCCCCACCTGCTCAAGAG TTTGGTTCACAGGATAGGTCAGGACCAGAACTTCACCCTGACCACAGTGGTGCTGATGAACACTCCCCTGTAGTCACAAATTCAG AAGACATGGAGGatcaggagctgcaggaggatgAGGACGAGTTCATTGTTCTCAACGCTGAACAT CCCCTGGTCAAAAGGCAGCAAGCTGCTCTGAGCGGCCAGCTCAACAAGCAGCTGGAAAGGATCAACCTGAGACTGAAGGAAAAG CTGGCATTGGAGAAGACAGATGCCAACCATATTCTGGAGACAGGTGTTGAGATGTTCAGGATTCAGGAGCAGCTGGCCAGGCTTCAGACCAGGCTGGAGGACCGTCATCATACCAAGGAACAGGCTGAAGCTAAACACCAGCAGGCACAGTTTCAGCTGGAGGAAATGAAGAGCCAGTATTCCAATATTACAAACCAGGACAACAAAGCCAAAGCCAGTG TGTCCCAACTACAGACGGAGATAGACAACCTGATGCTACATCTGATCTTTACACAAGGAGTCAGTGAAGATCTGCGTTCTAACATCAAAGCTATGAAGAATGTCAGACGTAAAGCAGGAGCTGAGAAGAACCAGGCTGAAGAGCAGAAATTGAAGCAG GATTTGTATATAGAGCGTCTCACAAAGGACATGGAGAGGCTGACGCAGCAGATAGCTATGTCTGAGGCCCAAGTCAGTGCTCAAGCAGAGGAGACGCAGGCAGCTAAAGAGGCTCTCTCTGAG GctgaaatggaaatggagtCTGTGGCTATGGCACGTaaacagctgctgcaacagTGGAGCAGCAGCCTAATGGGAATAGGAAGACGAGATGAGGCCTTCAGTGCGATGCAGGAGGCCGTGAG CACCATCAATCACCAGCTGATCTTGCTggacagagagactgaaggtTACAAGAAATCCATCACTGAAGagcaggagaaaaatgaaacactaacTATGCAGCTGAACTGGTCCCAGATGGACTGTACCGCCTCCAAAAAGCTGATCAGTCAGAAGCAGGCCCAACAAGAGGCTCTGCAGAGCCACTACAGCACCTGCCTCCTCACACTAAGGGAAACAGAGCTCACCCTCGCCAGACTCTCCAAG GAAACCAGTACCCAGCAGGCTGAAGTGAACGATCAGAGGAggcagctggagaaagagagcacTGTACGTCTGGAGTTAGAGGACAAGATCATGACCCACATGCAGCAGAAGCTCACCCACAACAGGGCTGCCAAATACTCGCAAAGGCTCACCAGCAAAATATCCACGCTCAAGAAGGAGAAG ATCTCTCAGTTGTGGCAGCTGGAGAACAATATAGCGGCAGTGGGACTGGAGAGCAGTGAGGTCAGCCAACATCTGGACAGCCTGGCTCTCACCCAGGAGGCCCTAGATGAGGAGATCACAAAGTACAACAAGTTACTGACATTTAACCAGGATAATATTTCCTCCTTTATTACCCACATCAGACAGAAGCAAGACACTATCACCAACTATAACAAAAAGATCCATCAAATCACAGCCAGCACTGGG CACGAGGACCTGAGTCCTCTGCAAATCAAGATACAGGCATTAATGGCTCAGACTGAGGAGCTGGCAGCAAATATCAAGAGTGACCAGCAGCTCTGGATGAAACGACAGCGGACTCTTGTTGAACTGACCCAGGAGACAGAAGCCAACAGCAAGAACATGCTCAAACTGCAGGCCGAGTACACTGGcatgcagcagaagaaaatacGCTTGCAGG GTCAGACTGAAGCAGAGCTGTGTgaggaggtggagctggagaggaATGTGAAGATGCTGAGAGGAGACCTGCTGAAGCTCAACACTCTGCTGAGCAAGAACGGACAGCTCAGCCTGGTGCTGGAGCAGGAGAATGCACTGACCGAGACAGACTTCCTTTGCAGACTTAAG GAGGCAGAGCGGGAGTCTATTGAAATGCAGATGAAACTCGAGAGGAcccaagaggaaaaagagagactaCTCAACAGTCTGGTGGAGGCTGA ACGGCAGATTATGCTGTGGGAGAAGAAGATACAACTTATGAAAGAGACTCGTTCAGCTGTGGACTCAGATGTGGGAAAGGGAGACATCCAGATGATGAAGACTGAGATACACCATATGGAg gtgCGACTCAACCAGCTGCTCAAGCTGCAGGAGCAGTTGCTGAGGGAGAGTGAAGCAACAGTGGCAAGGAGGGAGACCATTGTTCTGCGTCGCGAGGCCATGGCCCACAGCTCCCACAAACAGACTACAAAGGGCGAGCTGAAGCGCATCGTACAGGGCCTGCAGCGCAACATCCAGGACACACGCAAG CGTGTGGCAGAGTGTGAGCAGATGATCAAGGAGCTACAGGAGAGCCAGGTGAGTGTGAGCAACAGGCttgagcagcagaagcagcagctgataGAACTATGCGGCACAAGTTACGTCCTTGACCCTGACTTCGTTAATCTCCAGGACAGCAAAGACAGG AACCTTGCTCTCCTCGTGGCTCTACAGAGCCAGACCAAGAGGTTGCAGGGGGTGCGCGAAGGCAGCTACCAAGCCTCGTCCACCAGCGAATCCGTTGGAGCTGCTCTGCAGTGCCAGATGGAGCATATGCATGCTACCAGCACCATCTTGCACCACGTGTGTGAAGAGTTCCCCCAGCACCAGGGGGCGCTCCGCAGGCTGTCGCTAGCATTGGCAGCACGCCCTCAGGCCCTGGAGTAG
- the ccdc40 gene encoding coiled-coil domain-containing protein 40 isoform X2, producing MQSTGDEEGSSQEERHGELQNESDEATEDYGATAPPAQEFGSQDRSGPELHPDHSGADEHSPVVTNSDMEDQELQEDEDEFIVLNAEHPLVKRQQAALSGQLNKQLERINLRLKEKLALEKTDANHILETGVEMFRIQEQLARLQTRLEDRHHTKEQAEAKHQQAQFQLEEMKSQYSNITNQDNKAKASVSQLQTEIDNLMLHLIFTQGVSEDLRSNIKAMKNVRRKAGAEKNQAEEQKLKQDLYIERLTKDMERLTQQIAMSEAQVSAQAEETQAAKEALSEAEMEMESVAMARKQLLQQWSSSLMGIGRRDEAFSAMQEAVSTINHQLILLDRETEGYKKSITEEQEKNETLTMQLNWSQMDCTASKKLISQKQAQQEALQSHYSTCLLTLRETELTLARLSKETSTQQAEVNDQRRQLEKESTVRLELEDKIMTHMQQKLTHNRAAKYSQRLTSKISTLKKEKISQLWQLENNIAAVGLESSEVSQHLDSLALTQEALDEEITKYNKLLTFNQDNISSFITHIRQKQDTITNYNKKIHQITASTGHEDLSPLQIKIQALMAQTEELAANIKSDQQLWMKRQRTLVELTQETEANSKNMLKLQAEYTGMQQKKIRLQGQTEAELCEEVELERNVKMLRGDLLKLNTLLSKNGQLSLVLEQENALTETDFLCRLKEAERESIEMQMKLERTQEEKERLLNSLVEAERQIMLWEKKIQLMKETRSAVDSDVGKGDIQMMKTEIHHMEVRLNQLLKLQEQLLRESEATVARRETIVLRREAMAHSSHKQTTKGELKRIVQGLQRNIQDTRKRVAECEQMIKELQESQVSVSNRLEQQKQQLIELCGTSYVLDPDFVNLQDSKDRNLALLVALQSQTKRLQGVREGSYQASSTSESVGAALQCQMEHMHATSTILHHVCEEFPQHQGALRRLSLALAARPQALE from the exons ATGCAGAGCACTGGAGATGAAGAAGGCTCCAGCCAAGAGGAGAGACACGGCGAGCTGCAGAATGAAAGTGACGAAGCCACAGAGGACTACGGAGCTACTGCCCCACCTGCTCAAGAG TTTGGTTCACAGGATAGGTCAGGACCAGAACTTCACCCTGACCACAGTGGTGCTGATGAACACTCCCCTGTAGTCACAAATTCAG ACATGGAGGatcaggagctgcaggaggatgAGGACGAGTTCATTGTTCTCAACGCTGAACAT CCCCTGGTCAAAAGGCAGCAAGCTGCTCTGAGCGGCCAGCTCAACAAGCAGCTGGAAAGGATCAACCTGAGACTGAAGGAAAAG CTGGCATTGGAGAAGACAGATGCCAACCATATTCTGGAGACAGGTGTTGAGATGTTCAGGATTCAGGAGCAGCTGGCCAGGCTTCAGACCAGGCTGGAGGACCGTCATCATACCAAGGAACAGGCTGAAGCTAAACACCAGCAGGCACAGTTTCAGCTGGAGGAAATGAAGAGCCAGTATTCCAATATTACAAACCAGGACAACAAAGCCAAAGCCAGTG TGTCCCAACTACAGACGGAGATAGACAACCTGATGCTACATCTGATCTTTACACAAGGAGTCAGTGAAGATCTGCGTTCTAACATCAAAGCTATGAAGAATGTCAGACGTAAAGCAGGAGCTGAGAAGAACCAGGCTGAAGAGCAGAAATTGAAGCAG GATTTGTATATAGAGCGTCTCACAAAGGACATGGAGAGGCTGACGCAGCAGATAGCTATGTCTGAGGCCCAAGTCAGTGCTCAAGCAGAGGAGACGCAGGCAGCTAAAGAGGCTCTCTCTGAG GctgaaatggaaatggagtCTGTGGCTATGGCACGTaaacagctgctgcaacagTGGAGCAGCAGCCTAATGGGAATAGGAAGACGAGATGAGGCCTTCAGTGCGATGCAGGAGGCCGTGAG CACCATCAATCACCAGCTGATCTTGCTggacagagagactgaaggtTACAAGAAATCCATCACTGAAGagcaggagaaaaatgaaacactaacTATGCAGCTGAACTGGTCCCAGATGGACTGTACCGCCTCCAAAAAGCTGATCAGTCAGAAGCAGGCCCAACAAGAGGCTCTGCAGAGCCACTACAGCACCTGCCTCCTCACACTAAGGGAAACAGAGCTCACCCTCGCCAGACTCTCCAAG GAAACCAGTACCCAGCAGGCTGAAGTGAACGATCAGAGGAggcagctggagaaagagagcacTGTACGTCTGGAGTTAGAGGACAAGATCATGACCCACATGCAGCAGAAGCTCACCCACAACAGGGCTGCCAAATACTCGCAAAGGCTCACCAGCAAAATATCCACGCTCAAGAAGGAGAAG ATCTCTCAGTTGTGGCAGCTGGAGAACAATATAGCGGCAGTGGGACTGGAGAGCAGTGAGGTCAGCCAACATCTGGACAGCCTGGCTCTCACCCAGGAGGCCCTAGATGAGGAGATCACAAAGTACAACAAGTTACTGACATTTAACCAGGATAATATTTCCTCCTTTATTACCCACATCAGACAGAAGCAAGACACTATCACCAACTATAACAAAAAGATCCATCAAATCACAGCCAGCACTGGG CACGAGGACCTGAGTCCTCTGCAAATCAAGATACAGGCATTAATGGCTCAGACTGAGGAGCTGGCAGCAAATATCAAGAGTGACCAGCAGCTCTGGATGAAACGACAGCGGACTCTTGTTGAACTGACCCAGGAGACAGAAGCCAACAGCAAGAACATGCTCAAACTGCAGGCCGAGTACACTGGcatgcagcagaagaaaatacGCTTGCAGG GTCAGACTGAAGCAGAGCTGTGTgaggaggtggagctggagaggaATGTGAAGATGCTGAGAGGAGACCTGCTGAAGCTCAACACTCTGCTGAGCAAGAACGGACAGCTCAGCCTGGTGCTGGAGCAGGAGAATGCACTGACCGAGACAGACTTCCTTTGCAGACTTAAG GAGGCAGAGCGGGAGTCTATTGAAATGCAGATGAAACTCGAGAGGAcccaagaggaaaaagagagactaCTCAACAGTCTGGTGGAGGCTGA ACGGCAGATTATGCTGTGGGAGAAGAAGATACAACTTATGAAAGAGACTCGTTCAGCTGTGGACTCAGATGTGGGAAAGGGAGACATCCAGATGATGAAGACTGAGATACACCATATGGAg gtgCGACTCAACCAGCTGCTCAAGCTGCAGGAGCAGTTGCTGAGGGAGAGTGAAGCAACAGTGGCAAGGAGGGAGACCATTGTTCTGCGTCGCGAGGCCATGGCCCACAGCTCCCACAAACAGACTACAAAGGGCGAGCTGAAGCGCATCGTACAGGGCCTGCAGCGCAACATCCAGGACACACGCAAG CGTGTGGCAGAGTGTGAGCAGATGATCAAGGAGCTACAGGAGAGCCAGGTGAGTGTGAGCAACAGGCttgagcagcagaagcagcagctgataGAACTATGCGGCACAAGTTACGTCCTTGACCCTGACTTCGTTAATCTCCAGGACAGCAAAGACAGG AACCTTGCTCTCCTCGTGGCTCTACAGAGCCAGACCAAGAGGTTGCAGGGGGTGCGCGAAGGCAGCTACCAAGCCTCGTCCACCAGCGAATCCGTTGGAGCTGCTCTGCAGTGCCAGATGGAGCATATGCATGCTACCAGCACCATCTTGCACCACGTGTGTGAAGAGTTCCCCCAGCACCAGGGGGCGCTCCGCAGGCTGTCGCTAGCATTGGCAGCACGCCCTCAGGCCCTGGAGTAG